Part of the Amyelois transitella isolate CPQ chromosome 15, ilAmyTran1.1, whole genome shotgun sequence genome, aaataataaaaaatataattttaaaaagaacgtccaaatttttttgtaacggGCAGCGTGTATCTGTCCctttttctcatcatcatgtatcttttttatccgttatattgaatttatttggcGCAGTGGTTGCGATGTTGCTTCTGAAGCACACGCCCCAGGTTCAATCCtcatatagtattgttgaatTAGAATCCCATAACACACGTCTTGGAACTTTTTTTGGTgggtaactcaatctgtgtgatttgtcacatgtatatttatgtattatgtatttattactgattttattaaattatgtgcCATTCTttgatgtaattattattctttgtgatttttaatgacttttaaatgatttggaaggcaacaaatatataattgtaatctttattctacatctttccatAGATGTTGCAAAAGGCGAGAaaattggcttataaacttgggatttctcatgtaagtgatgggctagcaacctgtcactatttgaatctcaattccgtcacgGAACCATGCagttgagcgtggcctttcaaagagactgttggctctgtctaccccgcgagggatatagacgtgactgtatgtaagtttatttttcagtatATACAAATGCGGCCGTGCCATCAACGCCCACAATAGACAACATATTATTCGGTGATACTCTTGATGAGAACAGTAATCACGAAATGACCGTCTTTAAAAAATCTGACGATGTTCAAAGTGAGACATACCCCGTATCAGAGAAACCTAAACCGGTATCGGAGAAACTTAACCCGGTATCCGAGAAACTAAACCCGGTATCCGAGAAACCAAAGCCATTATCAGAGAAACTGGACGTCTTAGACGAAATCAAAATAGAACCGAAATCGCCTGAACAAGCGGAATTACCAGAAATGTTGGACGAAAAAGAACATGCATTGTTTCTGCTCGAGAAGATTGATGATAAGAAGAAGAAACAGAttgagaatgaaaataatgatactGTCGAGTTGGTTGATTGTATTTGCACTATTTGCTATAAGAAGTTCAAGGAAATGAGAGTGTTGAAAATGCATTGTTTAAAAGTGCACAAGATACAAATGCCCAAAGCCAAGAAGAGGAATTATTACGGATCGAAATGCTATATCTGTGACCATTGCGGGaagaaatatattgaaaaacgATATTTTATATCGCATTTGAAGACTCACGAACAGGTAAGTGTTTTGCTGATTATATACTATCTTTGTAACtgtaactgttggctctgtctaccttatGAGTGTATAACGaattctctgattggcctggctcttgtatgtttatctatataagtatttattataaaactagcggcccgcctcggattcgcacgggtggacatattattgtgttttatggtttgaaataaatttatttcaaaacaaatttatgcctatgtcacttttgaaggtttattctatatctgtgccaaattttatcaaaatcggaccagtagtttttcagttttttccacacaaacatacaaaaatacaaatctttcctctttattattagtgtggatatagtatcgttgagttggtatctcgtaacacaagtctcgagcttacttcaaggcttaattcgatctgtgtaatttgtcccgtatatatttatttatgtgtgtgATTATTTCAGATAACAGTGAGGTGCGACCGTTGCAACTTGACGTTTGCATCGAAACGAGACTACGATATGCATCAGGTCACTCACAATGGCCGCCCGGTCGAAAGAAATGGGCGGGTAAGTGTTTTACCTAGCGAGAAGACGCTGCTTTATAGCAATATTTTTCCAAGTCGGTACAAGTCtttactttttgtttgtatatttaaaactatattattataaatcgtctggtttttttttatatttaataaggtTTTATTTGCCCAACAAAACATTAACTTCGTTTAGTTTACTCTTACAGTTGCACATCGTAAATCATAGATGACATTAGTagtacaatataatttttaaatttaatacaatttatttttattattgaacgttttgattttaatattaaataacatatcaagacataatttaaataactatgTTAATGTTCTTGACAAAAATGTACTGGCATTGGGATAGCAAAGTGGTAAGAATTATATAGTAATAACTTTTAACCGCagtttcgtccgcgtgaatttagcgcaatctacaaaaaaatacatgctTTTAGCAAATTCCACTGGAACTATAGCTTTATCgggatgaagtgaaagataCACTATATCTTTGATCTTATCATGAAGATTGGTTCTGTAGATCACGCGTAACTATTTTACccactaaaaatattatataattgacTTGAGAAATGTATGCAGTTTAGGTTTAGCTAGCATACTTGTAAATCTCTCTGAGATAATCGCTGTTCTGTGCAATAATTccgtgaaatataaataacctaCTACtgataattgatttattttacttatttgtgATGAAACGAGTGGAAATAACAATTCCAAGTCAACAAAATGTTTCAATCAGTGATgtattaattatcataaaaatatcggtaagtttttattatgctTAACTTAAATCAGttaatgtattttgtattgacatgtgtattttaatataaagataaaaaataaaataattcttttgaatatttatttacagaggCGAACACTTCAATTATGAGTTCCTCGATATGCAGATTTGGGTTAAGTCAACAAAAGgtcaaaagatataaaatatagtgatGCTTCACAAAGTCTTTAGGTCATTGTCGCTggatataaattaatgaagaCCCGTTTAAGACGACCTGATTAAGAGCCGAGGCGGAGTGTGTGTCCCTGGAAGCTGTCAAGAGACATTTTTACAGTCTTAAGACATCATCagccacaaaaaaaaaaaagtattttgtgaACATAGGCAAAATTGTAGCTGATAACACGTGTAGCGGGAGCTatgattcgggctcgaccgccatcaaatggaagatcttccgccaggctaggtgttatgcctgagGAACTGCGTGAtagacgatgttgagtcagaggttgtaggtatatatgttccaatccgtgaaatcttgcttgcgcgatttaggcttctcgctgtttttgattgatagcgtcgcgtgatattgtttttgtgacttgtggcgtagagatgtcgctaAACACGTAATTTATGAAGGGTTTATTGTTGATAAGTTAGTTTAATCTTTAATTTCAAGTGACATTTGTATTATCTgatttaagttattaatttatagcaAAAATTATCTTCTACTACTTTGTCGTCTATCTTTCTTCGtttatgttttgttaatttgattttaaaccCACTTGCTGTGAgcatatatcttatatataaaattctcgtgacacaatgttcgttcccgtacttctccgaaacggcttgaacGATTCtcgtgaaattttgtgagcacattgagtaggtctgagaatcggccaacatctattattcataccccttagtgataatggctgtccacccttaacattttattttttaataaaaattacttaaaaattattgatatggcaaaacaacgtttctgggacagctagtttaaatatataaaaaaagaaagtgaaTGACTGATTGACATATCAATGCACAGCCCTAACCTGGGACtttctgtatcaaatagcaggtaACCATCGCCTGGACTCTTTCGATACAAATATATCTTGTTAAcccttaaaattaataacgaaagtatttattattatatatagtatcgttgagtcagtatctcgtaacacaagtctcgaacttacttcgaggttaactcaatctgtggaatttgtcccgtatatttttatttattttgttttgccaACAATGCACAATAAAGTATTAGGTaattagaattgaaatttggCGTGAAGGTTCTTCGAGAGTGCACATTTCTCGAAATCCCCGCGGGATCGGTTATTAtggtgattttgttttttgttttacctaCTAGGGCTTTCGTCTTCTaatgaatgtatgtacctatgtgagtataatattcaatttatttacctatttattgTAGAAAACAGTGAGGTGCGAGCGTTGCAGTTTGACTTTTGCGTCGAGACGTGATTACAACACCCACCAGACTACTCACAATGGCCGCCCGGTCGAGACGAAAGGGCGTGTAAGTAAACttgcatgtatgtaataaaatagcgccgtgtggttcccggcaccaagagaaaaaagaataggaccactcccatctctttctttcgtaaaaggtgactaagagataggcttataaacttgggattctatgtttaggcgatgggcttgcaacctgtcacaatttgaatctcaactctatcattaagccaaataacgtggcctttcagtttttttcaagactaattGGCTGTTCTTGAAAGGTATTGGCAAAAATAGAAGCCCAAAATGTGATGTTTCGAATTTCTgtctgtgtgtatgtttgAACCCGTATCACTCGAAAACTATTGCTCCGATTTGAATGCGGTTTTCTCAGCTTTGTGAAGCTTGGTGTAACTTAAAAACGAGTACCTATACAAAATGTCTCACACCCCACACCAGTTTAGGggaacaggttcaaatcctacctcggccatATATAAATGACTTTACCTGAGTTATGTGCATAATTCGGTTTGCAGGGAACATATCTAAAGATGTGTAATGTATTAGTAGCCTTAAGTTAGacataagtatatattgtAAGAACATAAGCATAAAtaaacagtttatttttttttgttttgttttttttttttgttatttttttccgtATCTATCGTTAACTCTATATTCCACACATAATACATGAAGAATAATTGCTATTAATaaacagtttaatttttttgtttagttttttttcttttctttttattttatttccgaaTCAATCTTTCACTTTGTATTCCACACGTaatacatgaaaataaatgctattaaaaacagtttcattttttgttttgttattttttttccgaaTCAATCTTTCACTTTGTAATCTAACACATACCTaatacatgaaaataaatgctATTAATAAacagtttcatttattttgtttttttttttgtaatttttttccgaattaaTCTTTCACTTTGTATTCCACACATAATACAGCTAggctttttttatacaatttgttttttttttgtacgattttttctttgttgtttttaacaaGTTTAACATTAGGTTCTTCCGcccggctttagtcccggttgcatcctcataattctggagaggagcccggggtatgccttaggccatgaataattttccccctCAATTTCAATGATGAAAATTAATCATCAAGCATGaataattttggttttttttttcacatttaccattatttcttcgctcctaaaagttgcagcgtgatgttatataccctaaagccttcctcgacaaatggtctattcaacgcaaaaatatatttttttttaactcgaACCaccagttcctgagattagcgcgttcaaacaaaaacaaacaatctcatcagctttataatatcagtatcatcatcattacatagtataaaacaaagtcgctattttagtctgtttgtctgtatgcttgaatctttaaaattacgcaacggattttgatgcggattttttgtaacaggtagagtgattcaagaggaaggtttttatgtataattttttccgaattttgcacccgtgcgaagccggggctaGTAGATTATATTTCAGAATTGTTCACCTCGCTTCTCTTTATAGAAGCGACTCTGCACCATCTGCGGCAAGCTGGTGCAGAGTTCGGGCATGAAGCGACATCTGCGGCATCACGCGAGGAAGTACAAAGTGCACTGCATGGACTGCGGCAAAGGGTATTACTCGTTATGCGAATACAGGGACCATAGACGGTAAGTGTTGTAATTACTTATCTACTACGCTAATAGATtagtttagaatagaatagtgtTGATACCAGGtaagtatcacttattgacgtcatacatacatacatacggtcacgtctatatcccttgcggggtagacagagccaacagtcttgaaaagactgaatggccacgctcacctatttggcttaatgatagaattgagattcaaatagtgacaggttgctagcccatcgcctaaaaaagaatccaaagtttgtaagccaatcctttagtcgccttttacgacatccatgggaaatatatggagtgattttattctaaagtgttggaaaccacacgacactacgcttatacatatttttatttaaactttgagaattatttatttagacaaTCGTAACAGATAGTTCGACTTACAATCTAAGATTAACTAAGGTGTATGGTAGCGGAATTTAATACTCCTCACCTGATCTAGCaacaatctatatatataaaactcttccgttactgagtgactgactgacagacaacgcacagtcgaaactactggtcgtagacagctgaaatttggaatgtaggttccttgggatatgtaggggagcactaagaaaggatttttggaaattcaacccccaagggggggaaaactatgaaaaatcttattccttgggtttataaacttgaaacttggcatgaacacgtacataggcaagtaaatatgtttgacattataagttttttcaaactaccctccaatcgtgatttagggggtgcgatcgggtgactgatttattaacgcacagccgaaaccgctcggtataggagtctgagattttgaacagaggttcctttagtaacataagtgagcactaagaagggatttttgaaatgtcaacccccaagggggggaaacgggataaactgagccggggctgcgggaaagttctaacgagatgccgtggccccggaacgcaaagggcaactgaaggaacgaggtgggttttagtcagtaaaagtctgacactcccttccgttccacccagagcgggagaggtcatttgatgatttcccatccttaaaaaaaaagactttgtatgacaactttcagtcgtctctttaacatacataataacatacataattatgtacatacatgcataacattaataacatcacgcctttaaatccctattttgtgttaacactacccatacaaacagctaaaaggaaacaagtgaagagacgaaatttgtccgcatccattttcacctaaattcttaacgttaatgagatttactttttattatctggtcaacctaatagcctcacatgtacgtataacttcgtaagaattttctttcaactcctaaccgttgaggagttgtaccttccatcatcagctcattcacatgggatgatgactatcagacgcaaatacttaaacagatctatgaaattgtcaaaaagtaattgcctgtaaatttgaggtttgcccttgatttccctggaataccatcatcagatcctgactaggtaacaacgggaccaacttgaaagtatactctaccgaacaaaaaaagaatcacgtaaatcggtccataaatctcggcgtaatcggtatgcataaataaaacacccgaattttattttctattaactatcacgagttgtctcgatgctcgatagatggcgttggcatcgagatagatcgcgctatggtttcgttaccgtccttagctaggtagcgtaaaatattttaatttatcgtgtaattttagcagcgcccctagcggacatacgcgaaactacatattacacactacaaatattttgaattgaaattgaaattattattcgtttgatttaacttattttactctctatttcagttaatttttgatttgttgattagatttaTAAACGACGATTtacgataaactccgaaacgactgaatcgatttcaaacattcaccattagaaagctacatcatccctgagtaacacaggctatatttaattccagttgtaacaagatttcagcctgtggaagaaaaagccctgtcgagatcattaaaaaacgctatatataaccgaattacacgtgggcgaagccgcgggcggaaagctagtatatgtatatgtaggcAGTAACCAGCATCATTTAGCATGgcaaaaactattgctgttaccctttttattatttatttacgccaataatacaacggtattagaaatatatgttaccgcgacttcgtctgcatggaaaaccctatcaatcccgcgagaactttggaataaaaagtagcctatatgttattctgggtcttcagcttctacctacataccaaatttcatcgtaatcgttctgatagtttttgcgtgaaacagtaagaaacatccatactgacatgttcacaaactttcgcatttataatattagtaggattaggTATATTACGTGATAAAATTATTCGCATTTTTGGTTCAGTTTTTCTTAAGATTGGCCACTTACAAACGTGTTATTGgtaactaaataaacatacaaactttacctctttacaatattaatgtaGAAGTagagatattaatttttaaccgccgttaagagaaaaaaaggtggttctcgtttgacctgtatgtatgtttgcccgctattatctcgcgtttcgctgaactgattttgatgcggttttcaggaaagtgttttttttttacaattaagaaAAGGTTTATGAAATTtcaccgacttcaaaaaaggaggatatttATTGGtggcggttctctttttacaaaagtcaTCTTTTACCCACAGGTGCCACACGGGGGAGCGACCGCACGAGTGTGAAATTTGCCACAAAGCATTTGGAAGGAGAAACTCTCTGGTCAGACATATGAGAAGTCACACAGGTCAGTTTCTCATAGTTTCtcatgttaaaatataaatatagtacaATTCAATAGAAATCTAAAGCTGAAATAAATGCCCCCCCCCATTCTTCTTCTCCTTTacctgtggcgcagcggtagtgcgcttgtcttgTAAtatggaggtcccgggttcgaatcccggccagggcatgatgagaaacaaactttatctGATTGTTTTGAGTCTTggttatttatctatataagtatttattataaaatatatgtagtatcgagttagtatctcgtactGTAACtgaatatgtgtaatttgtcccgtatgtaagtatttattaatttctcctGGCGTGATTCCCTGTTTCATTATCATCCCCACTTCTTCGGAGAGGATAATTTTCTTGCACGAAGTTACTCCCGTCTCTTTTCTGTAACTTTTGCatgggaacctaacccatattgtttaattatgaCAATGATTCATGATACAAATCATGGTTAAACTTGCACTACTTATGAATGTACCTATTCCCACGCCTTTTACGTCAACCACGCCAAAGAAATAGAATTGGCCTATTCAAAAGTGaatcaggaaccacacggcacaggtaCTACGGAGCTAATGAACAAATTCATTTTCCCTTTCAGATGAGCTTCGCTATCAATGCGAcaattgcaataaaaagtatgCGAACAAACAAAACCTTGTCAACCATATAAAAACTCAGCGTTGTAgcgaatttaaaataactggCAAATTGAACAAGATAATAAGAAACGCACGAAAGAAACGCAACGAAATTACAGTGTTCGAAATGAAGAAATATACAGAGGCTGAAATTGTTAGTAAACCTTTTGAGTGTATATATTGTCAGACGAGATACAAGACTGAGAACTATTTGATCGTGCACCAGAGATCTAAGAAGTGTCGGCTGGTCAGAGAGAACATCATTCAGAGGACGGTGGTGGATGTCATGTATACTGATGGGAGCGATCCGATGGTAGAGAAAATACATAGGGAACAGATGAATTCAGTTCATGACATCATTCCCGAAGTTAATGGTCCGGATTTAGATCAAATACAGGAAGCTGAAATggttttaattcaaaatttaatcaatGAAAGCAACGATTACTTGGAGAAAATTTGTGAAGAATAAATTGATATGAGATACAAAAATTTACTGATTAAAATGTGCACTTTGTTCATGAGAAATGATCTGGTAGAGAGAATAAATgaagaataaattattctaaa contains:
- the LOC106139779 gene encoding zinc finger and BTB domain-containing protein 41-like isoform X1, which gives rise to MEGFCRACLVKYDNPNELLEYTEKNRRLFIYCTGLQVKRNDSFPFQLCRECYLNMKLSCKFKKLCRTSDKKFRTYLSLKESGDAADLCTFLKSNDDNFTFRFPQWDETTSAANQKKDDDNVSTCTSIGNFMRDILQGTEMADTEARIISQVIAEEADVSDASLDSHWLQDDASIASDFRLDFSFSLFSTPRSVNNDHCYTPKRLADNSNYELDSFLKNPNTQNKDNEKDDDMKYLDDVMSRTLTYGLDNFDDAKSENFNYANDIEQISDILTEEVNSLTDDQINQVNSKNFYVDNNTLIEQTVINNGFGTKHIVENVNVCSIDVRLNEALQENHDEITLEDLLRSPAVYTNAAVPSTPTIDNILFGDTLDENSNHEMTVFKKSDDVQSETYPVSEKPKPVSEKLNPVSEKLNPVSEKPKPLSEKLDVLDEIKIEPKSPEQAELPEMLDEKEHALFLLEKIDDKKKKQIENENNDTVELVDCICTICYKKFKEMRVLKMHCLKVHKIQMPKAKKRNYYGSKCYICDHCGKKYIEKRYFISHLKTHEQITVRCDRCNLTFASKRDYDMHQVTHNGRPVERNGRKTVRCERCSLTFASRRDYNTHQTTHNGRPVETKGRKRLCTICGKLVQSSGMKRHLRHHARKYKVHCMDCGKGYYSLCEYRDHRRCHTGERPHECEICHKAFGRRNSLVRHMRSHTDELRYQCDNCNKKYANKQNLVNHIKTQRCSEFKITGKLNKIIRNARKKRNEITVFEMKKYTEAEIVSKPFECIYCQTRYKTENYLIVHQRSKKCRLVRENIIQRTVVDVMYTDGSDPMVEKIHREQMNSVHDIIPEVNGPDLDQIQEAEMVLIQNLINESNDYLEKICEE
- the LOC106139779 gene encoding zinc finger and BTB domain-containing protein 41-like isoform X3, which encodes MEGFCRACLVKYDNPNELLEYTEKNRRLFIYCTGLQVKRNDSFPFQLCRECYLNMKLSCKFKKLCRTSDKKFRTYLSLKESGDAADLCTFLKSNDDNFTFRFPQWDETTSAANQKKDDDNVSTCTSIGNFMRDILQGTEMADTEARIISQVIAEEADVSDASLDSHWLQDDASIASDFRLDFSFSLFSTPRSVNNDHCYTPKRLADNSNYELDSFLKNPNTQNKDNEKDDDMKYLDDVMSRTLTYGLDNFDDAKSENFNYANDIEQISDILTEEVNSLTDDQINQVNSKNFYVDNNTLIEQTVINNGFGTKHIVENVNVCSIDVRLNEALQENHDEITLEDLLRSPAVYTNAAVPSTPTIDNILFGDTLDENSNHEMTVFKKSDDVQSETYPVSEKPKPVSEKLNPVSEKLNPVSEKPKPLSEKLDVLDEIKIEPKSPEQAELPEMLDEKEHALFLLEKIDDKKKKQIENENNDTVELVDCICTICYKKFKEMRVLKMHCLKVHKIQMPKAKKRNYYGSKCYICDHCGKKYIEKRYFISHLKTHEQITVRCDRCNLTFASKRDYDMHQVTHNGRPVERNGRKRLCTICGKLVQSSGMKRHLRHHARKYKVHCMDCGKGYYSLCEYRDHRRCHTGERPHECEICHKAFGRRNSLVRHMRSHTDELRYQCDNCNKKYANKQNLVNHIKTQRCSEFKITGKLNKIIRNARKKRNEITVFEMKKYTEAEIVSKPFECIYCQTRYKTENYLIVHQRSKKCRLVRENIIQRTVVDVMYTDGSDPMVEKIHREQMNSVHDIIPEVNGPDLDQIQEAEMVLIQNLINESNDYLEKICEE
- the LOC106139779 gene encoding zinc finger and BTB domain-containing protein 41-like isoform X2, whose protein sequence is MEGFCRACLVKYDNPNELLEYTEKNRRLFIYCTGLQVKRNDSFPFQLCRECYLNMKLSCKFKKLCRTSDKKFRTYLSLKESGDAADLCTFLKSNDDNFTFRFPQWDETTSAANQKKDDDNVSTCTSIGNFMRDILQGTEMADTEARIISQVIAEEADVSDASLDSHWLQDDASIASDFRLDFSLFSTPRSVNNDHCYTPKRLADNSNYELDSFLKNPNTQNKDNEKDDDMKYLDDVMSRTLTYGLDNFDDAKSENFNYANDIEQISDILTEEVNSLTDDQINQVNSKNFYVDNNTLIEQTVINNGFGTKHIVENVNVCSIDVRLNEALQENHDEITLEDLLRSPAVYTNAAVPSTPTIDNILFGDTLDENSNHEMTVFKKSDDVQSETYPVSEKPKPVSEKLNPVSEKLNPVSEKPKPLSEKLDVLDEIKIEPKSPEQAELPEMLDEKEHALFLLEKIDDKKKKQIENENNDTVELVDCICTICYKKFKEMRVLKMHCLKVHKIQMPKAKKRNYYGSKCYICDHCGKKYIEKRYFISHLKTHEQITVRCDRCNLTFASKRDYDMHQVTHNGRPVERNGRKTVRCERCSLTFASRRDYNTHQTTHNGRPVETKGRKRLCTICGKLVQSSGMKRHLRHHARKYKVHCMDCGKGYYSLCEYRDHRRCHTGERPHECEICHKAFGRRNSLVRHMRSHTDELRYQCDNCNKKYANKQNLVNHIKTQRCSEFKITGKLNKIIRNARKKRNEITVFEMKKYTEAEIVSKPFECIYCQTRYKTENYLIVHQRSKKCRLVRENIIQRTVVDVMYTDGSDPMVEKIHREQMNSVHDIIPEVNGPDLDQIQEAEMVLIQNLINESNDYLEKICEE